TTATCTTAAAGAAAATTCAAAcataattaaacaaaaattacaaaataatgataatatatatgatgataTAATCAATATATTAAATGCAAATGTGTTAGATCCAATTGTTaatattgttaaaaaaagaGACGAAGAATATTCtgaacataataaaataatgcaaATTAAATTCGATgatgaaatattaaaaatgtatgaaactaatattaataatgttgAACTAGCCAATGAATATATTGAACAGTTAAGAAATAAAATCACACACATATCTATACAAAaagataatattaaaaaaagaaccATATTATTGTCAAATGGGCAAGGAAGATTAAATGATAAACCAATTATCAaagaaatacaaaaaatggaCAAAGgaacattaatatataaatgtaaatttCATACCTTTACTCATAAACCTgtactaatatatatgaaaatggtAAATAATCGTTTCATAACATGgtctaaaaatgttaaacaaaaaaaattcaaaaaaaaaaatttgatagACATTCAGGTATGTACACGCAAATATTTACGTCATATATCTTTGATCATGCGTATTTATGcgtattttatttacatatttttttcaaatttttttcaaattttttcatatttttttcatattttttcaaatttttttcaaattttttaggATATCACGTCCATAGAATATGGGTTAAATAGTAGGCCCGTATACTGGCTTAttgaaaaacaaaataaagaaaaacttaaacaaaataaaattaaatcaaaCGAAATTTACAATAGTTCATACACTATTAATCCATATAAATCCTTTacaatttatacaaaaaaaagagcttatgattttttttcaagTAATGACAATACAATTGCAACATGGGTAGTAGGGTTAGGGGTCCTAtcatatgaatataataaaaattcaaatatacAATCAATGTCtgaatttattattaaaaaagttcaacttaaattaaaaatatactgcattaaaaataatataacttaTACTAAACTATGGAAAGACGCCATTAATAAAACACAAAaagaattattataattatatttttttagtaattTGTTTagcttttttattttctattcatactttttttttaaatataaagtCTTATGTAatgtgttttatttttaaatattcttaaAGTAATACCCATATTTTTTGCATTCCCTATTTCGGAAAAAGTAAACGCTTATTCCGTTCTGCTCACACGGTATATTATGCGtgtgtatttttattcattcattcattcattcattcattcattcattcatttattttttatttcttatttcttattttttacttatttatttGCGTATGTACGCCTTATATTGTGAGTATAAAAAATACCCATTTGGAACAATCTATTACACAAACTAACcaattttaaataacaatcgaaaaaaaaaaaatatatataaatatatatatatatatgtataaatattctGCACATTATTTATCGCTAATACTGCCTTTGGCACCCTATAtgtttattctttttttttgtgccttttctttctttatttttttggggGAATGATAGTATaactttttattaaataagtattaatttatttatcccAAAATgttgtattttatttactGCATATGATaatacttattttttttaatcttaaATTATTGTCCTTATACAAAGCTGTATATTCAAtcactaaaaaaaaatatatttatatatatatatatatatatatatatcgtGTTAACACCTTTTAAACATACacacttttttatttacaattCGTATGAAAAGAATATACTAATAAaagcaaaatataaaaaatataaaaaataaaaaatataaaaaataaaaaaataaaaaaataaaaaaaatataaaaatacacaaaatataattattattttccccTTTTTTTGGTACACTTATAAGCgttttaaaattttcaaaaactTAATAGTTCATATCAAACttgaaaaaaggaaaaaaatattttatatggcTAACATAAAATCTTAAgcatgttttatttataatatacacAACATATtacgaaaataaaatatcataattatatatacactaAGCAAAATAGTGATTATATACCACTAAGCAATAATAGTGATTATATATGGATGCCCATTTAAAATTTAcaattgaaaatataaaaacatatgCAAGTTTTATAATATTCCAAATTAAAACTAGGCAATGACCAATTAGCATTATGTtacaataaattatatgtatatttttttcttttttcaaacTTATCAATATcatattttccatatatAACAGTTTTAAACTAAAATGGGGTTTCATATACAAAGATATATTGCTATGATGGGTAGAGGAATAAATCCCAAAACATGGAAACGAATGTGGGCAGATTATAAagataaacaaataatacatttatataatggTATGGCAGAATTCACAAATACACAGATTGCTCAAGTTGCTAGAGtgtaagttttttttttttttttatttattaaataaattatttaactataatattttgataCTTATTCTCAAGTTATGTATAGGTGTACACATGAATATACATGTTTATAATTACACAATCATGTTCTCGTATCTTTATAATTTCaattatattacatatttttttttatttttttttatttttttatattttttttttatttttttattgctTATTTCACTATATAGCTATCATTATAGATATTGGTGGTGGGCTAATCCATTTGGTATGGGGCTAGTTTTTTATTTAGGATATAAAGCATggtatatgatatatatgaatCACAAACAAAGAAAGGTAGCACAAGTTGTTGCTTCAGCTTATGGCCAAGGTGGACAATGGCTTAATCCAGTTCccaaataaacaaaatgtgTGCATATGTATTGTATATACATGAGAATAATAATCAGCCATATGCTTAatatcatataatatatatatatatacatatattatatatatacacatatacaGATTTATCATAGTTTATTTAAggaaatgaaatatattatacgaGGGAATGACAttcaaattaattaattttgttGTTAAACAATTTTTACCACGTCGATCAACAATTCATTTATgactttattattattttttttatttttatattttatttttttcttttttcgtTATTTGATTGAATAATTCCTTTGTCCATTATATAAACACCCCATGTGAAATCCACATTAacatatttgtttattaaataaaaaaaaaaaaaattaataaaacaataaatatatagacaAAGATTTTGTTCaattaaacaaattttttagttaaaataattaaaacaaacaaaaaatcgtaaacaaaaaaatttgCATAATTGACACAATTAATACAATTGcaaattgaaaatatttatacaattatattattaaaaaaattacaaatcaaaattgtaagcattttaaaaaagtacTTAATGtcatcatatatatgtaattatacaaaaaaaaagggaaggaaaaaaaaaaaaaaaataataagttatatatgtgtgtgaataaaaatatgtaggAAATTATTTAGTGCCGTTTCAATTTACTAATACTAGCAATTAACTTATTTAattcataataaaaaataaaatatatatatatgtatatatatatctttctATTATTATGCTTATACAATTAAGGGTAATATGTTATATACTAGTAACATTCGCAATAATTactctatattttttaattaacatATTTCGACAGTTTGGTataaagtaataataaaatagacaatttttttagctaattcattacatatttttatatgaacataCATTTGGTACTGCATAACTACTCATACTTTTTACTAAACTTGGGTTGTGCATTTTGTTATCTCCAATTATATATGCCTGAccattttcataaaaaaaatatttgttattCATAAGCTTGTCAGTATTTAATTGGGtgttatttaatttttccaaGTTATTGCTAATAGCATTATTGTTCGCGATGTTATTTGCGATGTTATTATTCGCGATGTTATTCACGATGTTATTATTCGCGATGTTATTATTCCCGATACTATTGCTCGCGATGTTATTTGCAATGCTATTAGTATTTTGAGCTATTATTAGGGGGAATGTGCCAAATTTTCTGAAATCTTGAGGAGTTATTTGTTGAATTGGCTGGTTAGAACCTGcaataatattcattttattattatcaataaTATTCATTCTATTATTATCAATAATGTTCAGTTTATTACTATCAATAATGTTCAGTTTATTACTATCAATAATGttcaatttattattatcaataatgttcaatttattattatcaataaTATTGGGGATTTGATTACTATATATGGGAATGTTCATATTTTGGGCTCCTATATTTGGAACACtaaatgatttattattataatatgcgGAATAAAAATTACGACCATAGTTAGAATGTATTGGTTCAGATACTGTTGATGCTTGATTTACCATTGtattctttattatatttctattcattatataacaattatttatatcatcatatattatattattattattattattgttgcgAATATCACTAACTTCATTTATATTACCAATTTGACTTTGTCCAAAATAGTTTGCACTTTTGTTAGTATTAGGATTTTCATAACAAGCCATACCATTGTTTCCCCAATTTTGTCCATATATTCCATTTTTACcatgattatataaaatttgattttttttttcttcaatttCTGGAGTTGAATAAGAATGTTTTATTGCATCCCTTGTCTCATTTCTCTGAAAtgaattattttgttcaaaAGGTAAGACACAACTTTTAGGAGTAGTAATTTTATTGTCCATTGGAACGAATTTTCTATTTATAGGattgttatttataattggtatattatttaaaggAATATTTTGATTTTGGAAATTTTCTGTACTAATACCATTATTACCTATACACATACTGTTTTGGTGATTTATTACATTTGTAAAACTTTTATCCTTGTTTAAATCAGAAGAAGGGTTTTTAAGCGTATCTTCTTTACCCCTTCCATATACATTATGTTCTGTAATAACTTC
Above is a window of Plasmodium yoelii strain 17X genome assembly, chromosome: 9 DNA encoding:
- a CDS encoding ATP synthase-associated protein, putative, which gives rise to MGFHIQRYIAMMGRGINPKTWKRMWADYKDKQIIHLYNGMAEFTNTQIAQVARVYHYRYWWWANPFGMGLVFYLGYKAWYMIYMNHKQRKVAQVVASAYGQGGQWLNPVPK